The following coding sequences are from one Dreissena polymorpha isolate Duluth1 chromosome 8, UMN_Dpol_1.0, whole genome shotgun sequence window:
- the LOC127841938 gene encoding nanos homolog 3-like produces the protein MAFNPFTDYLGWGSGRCSGYGTLSNDNHEILDKIMGSVPSTCQFDNHQHDQEHLYWTLDRNLENVNVDSLEVIRWNASNEFKYNGVDIEMDEVDQIQLRIRTTTTPPSPPPAPTPMEEEYMAARERKRSGKGVKKPQSKHCVFCKNNGETAATYSSHILKDPSGRVLCPILRAYTCPTCGTSGDNAHTMRYCPRGSDDAGSSLSLLRTPRLSTGKQNPRAHVLRRDNRPQFPGDVSGLGFVF, from the exons ATGGCTTTCAATCCTTTTACGGATTATCTTGGATGGGGCTCTGGGCGGTGCTCTGGGTATGGAACTCTTTCAAATGATAATCATGAAATTCTTGACAAAATTATGGGATCGGTTCCATCAACCTGTCAGTTTGACAACCATCAACATGACCAAGAACACCTCTACTGGACATTGGATCGAAACTTGGAAAATGTCAACGTTGACTCATTGGAAGTGATCAG atgGAACGCTTCCAATGAGTTTAAGTACAACGGCGTCGACATAGAGATGGACGAAGTTGACCAGATCCAGCTGCGAATCCGGACGACGACGACTCCCCCCTCCCCACCGCCGGCACCGACGCCCATGGAGGAGGAATACATGGCGGCCCGAGAGCGGAAACGCAGCGGAAAAGGCGTCAAGAAACCCCAAAGTAAACACTGCGTCTTCTGCAAAAACAATGGGGAAACGGCAGCAACATATAGCAGCCACATCCTTAAGGATCCATCCGGACGAGTGCTTTGCCCGATTCTGCGGGCTTACACGTGCCCCACGTGCGGGACTTCAGGCGACAACGCGCACACCATGCGGTACTGCCCAAGAGGTTCCGACGATGCCGGGAGTAGCCTCAGTCTGCTGCGCACGCCGCGCCTTAGCACCGGGAAGCAGAACCCACGTGCGCACGTGCTGAGGAGGGACAACAGGCCGCAGTTTCCCGGTGATGTTTCGGGCCTTGGTTTTGTGTTTTAG